TACATGTCCGTCCGTCGCTCCAGCCTGGCGATGGCCAGCTGCTGAACGTGCAGGAGTTTCGCCAGGTCCTGCTGCGACAGACCTCGGGCCTGCCTGAGTTCATGCAGGGGCATGTCCTTGAGCATCCTGTCGGCCAGAGCGCGGGACTGCTCTCGGGCCTGGGCCGACATGGCCTCGCGCAGTGATGCGAATTTTTTAGCCATGGAGCAAACCTTCCTCCCGGAACTGCTGGAGATGTTCAATGATTTCATATCGTTTTGGTT
The Desulfomicrobium escambiense DSM 10707 genome window above contains:
- a CDS encoding XRE family transcriptional regulator yields the protein MAKKFASLREAMSAQAREQSRALADRMLKDMPLHELRQARGLSQQDLAKLLHVQQLAIARLERRTDMYLSTLRGHIQAMGGQLEILAKFADGVVRNTNFSSFDEKDTAPR